From the Polyangiaceae bacterium genome, one window contains:
- a CDS encoding sodium:proton antiporter, which translates to MSKSLTKALLFALVTLLPASALASTGHDDLGRTLPLWSVIPFVVLLLCIAVLPLTTPHWWDVNRNKGIVAALCGVAPALYFGVKAPSVLLHTGLEYFSFLTLLFSLFVISGGIFVSGDIRATPKVNTLFLLIGAVLANFVGTTGAAMLLIRPLLRTNSERKNVRHIPVFFIFVVANVGGCLLPIGDPPLFLGFLRGVPFFWTLQLVLPWAVAIGAILVIFYVFDSIAYSGEAEKDLTLDRAQVEPIRIHGKRSIPLLVGVVAAVASLPSIHLPAEHWYSWIPFREIAMLALTAVSLVVAPLSAKVPKEEGETLNPRAANKFSFHAIEEVALLFAGIFAAMIPALMILQARGGELPVREPWQFFFATGALSSFLDNAPTYLTFFALAQGQAYAGADAVVGLQPLVLEGISLGAVFMGAMTYIGNAPNFMVKSIAEGAGVKCPSFGAYFVWACVFLLPVFLAVNALFLGLRPF; encoded by the coding sequence GTGTCGAAGTCCCTCACCAAGGCGCTGCTGTTCGCGCTGGTCACGCTGCTGCCGGCATCGGCGCTGGCCTCTACGGGTCACGACGACTTGGGACGAACGTTGCCCCTGTGGAGCGTGATTCCTTTCGTCGTACTTCTGCTGTGCATCGCCGTGCTGCCCCTGACGACACCCCATTGGTGGGACGTCAACCGCAACAAGGGCATCGTCGCCGCCCTTTGCGGCGTCGCGCCGGCTCTCTACTTTGGCGTCAAAGCTCCCAGCGTGCTCTTGCACACGGGGCTCGAGTACTTCTCCTTCCTCACTCTGCTGTTCAGCCTGTTCGTGATCAGCGGCGGTATCTTCGTTTCGGGCGACATTCGCGCCACGCCGAAGGTGAACACGCTGTTCCTGCTGATCGGCGCCGTGCTGGCGAACTTCGTCGGAACGACGGGCGCTGCAATGTTGCTGATCCGCCCGCTCCTGCGCACGAACAGCGAACGCAAGAACGTTCGCCATATTCCGGTGTTCTTCATCTTCGTCGTGGCAAACGTGGGAGGCTGCCTGCTGCCCATCGGTGACCCGCCGCTCTTTCTGGGCTTCCTGCGCGGTGTGCCCTTCTTCTGGACGCTGCAGCTCGTTTTGCCGTGGGCCGTGGCCATTGGCGCCATCCTCGTCATCTTTTATGTGTTCGACAGCATCGCCTACTCGGGTGAGGCGGAGAAAGACCTCACCTTGGATCGAGCTCAGGTGGAGCCCATCCGCATCCATGGCAAGCGCAGCATCCCGCTCTTGGTAGGCGTGGTCGCAGCCGTTGCCTCTTTGCCCAGCATTCATCTACCCGCGGAGCACTGGTACAGCTGGATCCCCTTCCGCGAGATTGCGATGCTGGCCCTGACTGCGGTGTCACTGGTGGTCGCCCCGCTCAGCGCCAAGGTGCCCAAGGAGGAGGGCGAAACCCTCAACCCTCGTGCGGCCAACAAGTTCTCGTTTCACGCCATCGAAGAGGTAGCGTTGCTCTTCGCCGGCATCTTCGCGGCGATGATCCCGGCACTCATGATCCTGCAGGCCCGGGGTGGGGAGCTTCCGGTGCGCGAGCCGTGGCAGTTCTTCTTCGCGACGGGCGCGCTCTCCAGCTTCCTCGACAACGCGCCCACCTACCTGACCTTCTTTGCGTTGGCTCAGGGTCAGGCTTACGCCGGTGCCGACGCCGTCGTCGGACTGCAGCCCCTGGTGCTGGAGGGGATCTCCCTGGGCGCAGTGTTCATGGGTGCCATGACCTACATCGGCAACGCTCCCAACTTCATGGTCAAGAGTATCGCTGAAGGTGCGGGGGTGAAGTGTCCGAGCTTCGGCGCCTACTTCGTCTGGGCCTGCGTGTTCCTCTTGCCCGTCTTCCTCGCGGTGAACGCGCTGTTCCTGGGCCTGCGCCCCTTCTGA